Proteins encoded by one window of Chondromyces crocatus:
- a CDS encoding kelch repeat-containing protein — translation MKSWIDLRLLVTRLVTLWTMVSAFGCASRDDPGSRVADLIHQHFPAHAAEVLGSGADDLPLTTQAGFTLGLPGPRGTFQRIRARLPREGSDWIHLEAPGGFALRIQEIGAAGPGEILDGAVTYPRENGATFWRAVEGGIEEWLVLAPDPAPSARTSELAWRIEGATLRQRADAVDLLDGEGRARLHVTAPRAFTEAGQPVPISLEARGTTLVLHVETSGERVLVDPLWSPAGSMSAARQGHTATLLGDGRVLAAGGFGSDIEASAELYDPTTATWAPVSPLGTARYRHTATLLASGRVLVAGGHLGGAEASAELYDPATGTWTPTASLSHARYAHTATSLNDGRVLVTGGFFGGAEASAELYDPATGTWTPTSPMTAARAYHTATLLNDGRVLVAGGSGGGMASAELYDPATGAWSPAGPLLTPRHHHTATSLNDGRILVTGGESNDGYETHAELYDPATGTWTPASPLRKARYAHTATLLDDGRVLAAGGWGNGGLDASVELYDPALDTWRDAPTMILPRAEHTATPLPSGDVLFVGSETHPLAEVYTPSGETPWIPTGAMATLRAYATATLLGDGRVLVAGGESDSGFEASAELYALSTGTWTAAAAMTTVRYLHTATPLSNGRVLVAGGWDYSGYKASAELYDPNTDTWIPTSPMTTARGYHRATSLSDGRVLVVGGFGDTGDVAGAELYDPTTGLWVATSAMTAPRAYATATLLDDGRVLVAGGYGDGAVSASAELYDPTTGTWTPTSAMTTERGHHTATPLSDGRVLVVGGHGNAGENASAELYDPTTQTWTPTAPLNVARYGHTATSLVDGQVLVTGGWAGTAYLGSALTYDPTTALWSSAGTMHDKRFFATATLLDDGRVLVAGGYEGTQALSRAELHATALLGDACTPGSGCISGFCVDGICCDTACSGTCTTCAAALKSSGPDGLCGPVRSGTDPVGHCPSDDTPCGNTGTCDGAGACHKPPQGTSCGAATCIAATEAQAPQCDGQGACVDTITSCGIYLCEAGACIETCTADAQCTADAYCTSTGNCHPLEPDGASCTRPEACQSGLCLAGTCVSSMGSGAGGAGGGSAGVGGSAGEGGSSTGEGGSQQGGGPPTTTSSGSNGPGRTSDDGGCSVSRAPGTSPRTAMTPWLLTALALVATQRHRCSRAPVERRKPHAA, via the coding sequence ATGAAAAGCTGGATCGATCTGCGGTTGCTGGTCACGCGCCTCGTGACCCTGTGGACGATGGTGAGCGCATTCGGTTGCGCCTCCCGTGACGACCCAGGCAGCCGCGTGGCCGACCTCATTCACCAGCACTTCCCGGCCCACGCCGCCGAGGTGCTGGGCAGCGGCGCCGACGACCTCCCCCTCACCACCCAGGCCGGCTTCACCCTCGGCCTTCCAGGTCCGCGCGGCACCTTCCAGCGCATTCGTGCCCGCCTCCCTCGGGAAGGCAGCGACTGGATTCACCTCGAAGCCCCTGGCGGCTTCGCCCTGCGGATCCAGGAAATCGGCGCCGCTGGCCCTGGCGAGATCCTGGACGGCGCCGTCACCTACCCGCGCGAGAACGGCGCGACCTTCTGGCGCGCCGTGGAGGGCGGCATCGAAGAGTGGCTCGTGCTGGCCCCGGACCCCGCTCCCTCCGCGCGCACGTCCGAGCTGGCCTGGCGCATCGAGGGCGCCACCCTGCGCCAGCGAGCCGATGCCGTCGACCTGCTGGACGGGGAGGGGAGAGCCCGCCTCCACGTGACGGCGCCCCGCGCCTTCACCGAAGCGGGCCAGCCCGTCCCCATCTCCCTGGAAGCGCGCGGCACGACCCTCGTGCTCCACGTGGAGACCTCGGGCGAGCGGGTGCTCGTCGATCCCCTCTGGAGCCCTGCCGGCAGCATGAGCGCCGCGCGGCAAGGTCACACCGCCACCCTGCTCGGCGACGGCCGCGTCCTCGCCGCAGGCGGCTTCGGAAGCGACATCGAGGCCAGCGCCGAGCTCTACGACCCCACCACGGCCACCTGGGCGCCCGTCAGCCCCCTGGGCACCGCCCGGTACCGCCACACGGCCACCCTGCTGGCCAGTGGCCGCGTCCTCGTCGCCGGGGGTCACCTCGGTGGCGCCGAGGCCAGCGCCGAGCTGTACGACCCCGCCACGGGCACCTGGACCCCCACCGCCTCCTTGAGCCACGCCCGGTACGCGCACACTGCGACCTCGCTGAACGACGGCCGCGTCCTCGTCACTGGCGGCTTCTTCGGCGGCGCCGAGGCCAGCGCCGAGCTGTACGACCCCGCCACGGGCACCTGGACCCCCACGTCCCCCATGACCGCGGCGCGCGCGTACCACACCGCCACCCTGCTCAACGACGGCCGCGTCCTCGTCGCGGGCGGCTCCGGCGGCGGCATGGCCAGCGCCGAACTGTACGACCCCGCGACGGGCGCCTGGTCTCCTGCGGGCCCGCTGCTCACCCCCCGCCACCACCACACTGCGACCTCGCTGAACGACGGCCGCATCCTCGTGACCGGCGGCGAGAGCAACGACGGCTACGAGACGCACGCCGAGCTGTACGACCCCGCGACGGGCACCTGGACCCCCGCGAGCCCCCTGCGCAAGGCGCGGTACGCCCACACCGCGACCCTGCTCGACGACGGCCGCGTCCTCGCCGCGGGCGGCTGGGGAAACGGCGGTCTCGACGCCAGCGTCGAGCTGTATGACCCCGCCCTCGACACCTGGCGCGACGCCCCCACGATGATCCTCCCTCGCGCCGAGCACACCGCCACCCCCCTCCCGAGCGGTGACGTCCTGTTCGTGGGCAGCGAGACCCACCCCCTCGCCGAGGTGTACACCCCCTCGGGCGAGACCCCCTGGATCCCCACCGGCGCGATGGCCACCCTGCGGGCCTACGCCACCGCCACCTTGCTGGGCGACGGCCGCGTCCTCGTCGCTGGCGGCGAGAGCGACAGCGGCTTCGAGGCCAGCGCGGAACTCTACGCCCTCTCGACCGGTACCTGGACCGCAGCGGCGGCGATGACCACCGTCCGCTACCTCCACACCGCGACCCCGCTGAGCAACGGCCGCGTCCTCGTCGCCGGCGGCTGGGACTACTCTGGCTACAAGGCCAGCGCCGAGCTGTACGACCCGAACACCGACACCTGGATCCCCACCAGCCCGATGACCACCGCGCGCGGTTACCACAGGGCGACCTCGCTGAGCGACGGCCGGGTCCTCGTCGTCGGCGGCTTCGGCGACACCGGCGACGTCGCTGGCGCCGAGCTGTACGACCCGACCACGGGCCTCTGGGTGGCCACCAGCGCGATGACGGCGCCTCGTGCCTACGCCACCGCGACCCTGCTCGACGACGGCCGCGTCCTCGTCGCCGGCGGCTACGGCGATGGCGCCGTGTCGGCCAGCGCCGAGCTGTACGACCCGACCACGGGCACCTGGACCCCCACGAGCGCGATGACCACCGAGCGCGGCCACCACACCGCGACCCCGCTGAGCGACGGCCGCGTCCTCGTCGTCGGCGGCCACGGAAACGCCGGCGAGAACGCCAGCGCCGAGCTGTACGACCCCACCACGCAGACCTGGACGCCCACCGCCCCCTTGAACGTCGCGCGGTACGGTCACACCGCGACCTCCCTGGTCGACGGCCAGGTGCTCGTGACCGGCGGCTGGGCCGGCACCGCCTACCTCGGGAGCGCCCTCACCTACGACCCCACCACGGCCCTCTGGTCCTCGGCCGGCACCATGCACGACAAGCGCTTCTTCGCCACCGCGACCCTGCTCGACGACGGCCGTGTCCTCGTGGCTGGCGGCTACGAAGGCACCCAGGCGCTCTCCCGGGCCGAGCTTCACGCCACCGCCCTCCTCGGCGACGCCTGCACGCCGGGCTCCGGCTGCATCTCCGGCTTCTGCGTCGACGGCATCTGCTGCGACACCGCCTGCTCCGGCACCTGCACCACCTGCGCCGCCGCCCTCAAGAGCAGCGGCCCCGACGGCCTCTGCGGCCCCGTTCGGAGCGGCACCGACCCGGTCGGCCACTGCCCCTCCGACGACACGCCCTGCGGCAACACCGGCACCTGTGACGGCGCTGGCGCCTGCCACAAGCCCCCCCAGGGCACCTCGTGCGGCGCTGCGACCTGCATCGCCGCCACCGAAGCGCAGGCACCGCAGTGCGACGGCCAGGGCGCGTGCGTCGACACCATCACCTCCTGCGGCATCTACCTCTGCGAAGCGGGCGCCTGCATCGAGACCTGCACCGCCGACGCGCAGTGCACCGCCGACGCTTACTGCACCAGCACCGGCAACTGTCACCCGCTGGAGCCCGATGGTGCTTCCTGCACGCGCCCCGAGGCGTGCCAGAGCGGCCTTTGCCTCGCGGGCACCTGCGTGTCCAGCATGGGGAGCGGCGCTGGCGGCGCTGGCGGCGGCTCAGCGGGCGTGGGTGGCTCAGCGGGCGAAGGTGGAAGCTCCACGGGCGAGGGCGGCAGCCAGCAGGGCGGAGGACCTCCCACCACCACGAGCAGCGGCAGCAACGGTCCCGGGCGAACGTCCGACGACGGTGGTTGCTCCGTGTCACGGGCTCCTGGCACATCGCCCCGCACCGCCATGACGCCATGGCTGCTCACCGCACTGGCCCTCGTCGCCACGCAGCGACACAGGTGCTCGCGCGCTCCTGTCGAGCGCCGAAAGCCTCACGCCGCCTGA